From a region of the Labilithrix sp. genome:
- a CDS encoding protein kinase, with protein MRVFPDEAGFCPADGSALQFASLVPIPAGDDPRLGTRLCGRYELRRVVADGGMGRVYEGIDKQTQTRVAVKVLHNDVARDEIALERFKREYEISSQLPHDHIVKVLDFQRDEASGVWLLVMEFLDGEELRFILKREKLIPPERIVRMLAQVAVGLDEAHARNVVHRDLKPDNLFLCGTREGDDVKILDFGSVRDNNKEAKKLTVLGTTIGSPYYMAPEQAQGLENLDARADVFALAAISYECMTGTVPFTGNNGPSILLAILTKDPDPPSKKAQAAKFPVPHTMDEVMELALAKNPNHRQPSVGALATAVGHAYGLTGDHKAWAQLPQAELAKQIAEGLARLPPSPNVAPVAIEAAADPFAMRPMAATIAMHGAPSLPASHVPAPVSQQAPSQQYPMSQPMHPQAQPRPAGGDDMRVAGLGDRSPWLIPVVVGIVALLLGGGLVIAFVR; from the coding sequence TTGCGTGTCTTCCCGGACGAGGCAGGCTTCTGCCCCGCGGACGGAAGCGCGCTGCAGTTCGCGAGCCTCGTCCCGATCCCGGCCGGCGACGATCCGCGGCTCGGCACACGCCTCTGCGGTCGCTACGAGCTCCGTCGCGTCGTCGCCGACGGCGGCATGGGCCGCGTCTACGAGGGCATCGACAAGCAGACGCAGACGCGCGTCGCGGTGAAGGTGCTCCACAACGACGTCGCGCGCGACGAGATCGCGCTCGAGCGGTTCAAGCGTGAGTACGAGATCTCGAGCCAGCTCCCGCACGATCACATCGTCAAGGTCCTCGACTTCCAGCGCGACGAAGCGTCGGGCGTCTGGCTCCTCGTGATGGAGTTCCTCGACGGCGAGGAGCTGCGCTTCATCCTCAAGCGCGAGAAGCTCATCCCGCCCGAGCGCATCGTGCGCATGCTCGCGCAGGTCGCGGTCGGCCTCGACGAGGCGCACGCGCGCAACGTCGTGCATCGCGACCTCAAGCCGGACAACCTGTTCCTCTGCGGCACGCGCGAGGGCGACGACGTCAAGATCCTCGACTTCGGATCGGTGCGCGACAACAACAAGGAAGCGAAGAAGCTCACCGTCCTCGGCACGACGATCGGCTCGCCGTATTACATGGCGCCGGAGCAGGCGCAGGGCCTCGAGAACCTCGACGCGCGCGCCGACGTCTTCGCGCTCGCCGCGATCAGCTACGAGTGCATGACGGGCACGGTCCCGTTCACCGGCAACAACGGCCCGTCGATCCTCCTCGCGATCCTCACGAAGGATCCCGATCCGCCGAGCAAGAAGGCGCAAGCGGCGAAGTTCCCCGTCCCTCACACGATGGACGAGGTGATGGAGCTCGCGCTCGCGAAGAACCCGAACCACCGCCAGCCGAGCGTCGGCGCGCTCGCGACCGCGGTCGGCCACGCGTACGGCCTCACCGGCGATCACAAAGCGTGGGCGCAACTCCCGCAAGCGGAGCTCGCGAAGCAGATCGCGGAAGGGCTCGCGCGTCTGCCGCCGAGCCCGAACGTCGCGCCGGTCGCGATCGAGGCCGCCGCCGATCCCTTCGCGATGCGTCCGATGGCGGCGACGATCGCGATGCACGGCGCGCCTTCGCTGCCGGCGTCGCACGTCCCCGCGCCGGTCTCGCAACAAGCGCCGTCGCAGCAGTACCCGATGTCTCAGCCGATGCATCCTCAAGCGCAACCGCGCCCCGCGGGCGGTGACGACATGCGCGTCGCCGGCCTCGGCGATCGCTCGCCGTGGTTGATCCCTGTCGTCGTCGGCATCGTCGCGCTCCTGCTCGGCGGCGGTCTCGTCATCGCGTTCGTCCGCTGA
- the tmk gene encoding dTMP kinase, with protein sequence MVLEGIDGAGTTTQTARLVDRLRAEGKPAKGTREPSDGPVGSLVRQVLTGRTVIPGGRSPGWTTMALLFAADRMDHVESEIEPLLASGGIIVSDRYDASSLAYQSVTSGKGGEQAVAWIRELNKHALRPDLTVVIDLPADLAAARREVRGEAAQLYEQNEVQRALVDFYHTLDKHMPEDKVAIVDGRGTIEEVHARVHAAVTSILT encoded by the coding sequence ATCGTTCTCGAAGGCATCGACGGGGCGGGGACGACGACGCAGACGGCGCGCCTGGTCGACCGCCTCCGCGCGGAGGGCAAGCCGGCCAAGGGCACGCGGGAGCCGAGCGACGGGCCGGTCGGCTCGCTCGTGCGGCAGGTCCTCACCGGGCGCACCGTCATCCCCGGCGGCCGGTCGCCGGGGTGGACGACGATGGCGCTCCTCTTCGCCGCGGACCGCATGGACCACGTCGAGTCCGAGATCGAGCCGCTCCTCGCGAGCGGCGGCATCATCGTGTCCGATCGCTACGACGCGTCGAGCCTCGCGTACCAGAGCGTGACGAGCGGGAAGGGCGGCGAGCAAGCGGTCGCGTGGATCCGCGAGCTCAACAAACACGCGCTCCGCCCCGACCTCACCGTCGTGATCGACCTCCCGGCCGATCTCGCCGCCGCGCGGCGCGAGGTCCGCGGCGAGGCCGCGCAGCTCTACGAGCAGAACGAGGTGCAGCGCGCGCTCGTCGACTTCTATCACACGCTCGACAAGCACATGCCCGAGGACAAGGTCGCGATCGTCGACGGCCGCGGCACCATCGAAGAGGTGCACGCCCGCGTCCACGCGGCGGTGACGAGCATACTCACGTAG
- the panC gene encoding pantoate--beta-alanine ligase: MADAIVLEEPDLVRKACDDARGRGRRVGLVPTMGALHEGHLALVREARRHAQYVVCSIFVNPTQFGPNEDFAKYPRDLAGDVEKLEGVDLVFAPAAPAMYPAGERTRVRVDGLTEHLCGPHRPGHFEGVTTIVSKLFSIVGPCVAVFGKKDYQQLAVLRRMATDLFFPVEVRGHSIVREADGLALSSRNAYLSGEERTRALGLSRGLAAAARAFAGGERSAGVLRRLAHAEVEAVATSIDYVTIADADAIAPFADDAAVPERALLAVACRVGATRLIDNVVLGEDPVPGT; the protein is encoded by the coding sequence ATGGCGGATGCGATCGTCCTCGAAGAGCCCGATCTCGTGAGGAAAGCCTGCGACGACGCGCGGGGGCGAGGGCGGCGGGTGGGGCTCGTCCCGACGATGGGCGCGCTCCACGAAGGGCACCTCGCGCTCGTCCGCGAGGCGCGGCGGCACGCGCAGTACGTCGTGTGCTCCATCTTCGTGAACCCGACCCAGTTCGGTCCGAACGAGGACTTCGCGAAGTACCCGCGCGATCTCGCCGGCGACGTGGAGAAGCTCGAGGGCGTCGACCTCGTCTTCGCGCCCGCCGCGCCGGCGATGTACCCCGCCGGCGAGCGCACGCGCGTCCGCGTCGACGGGCTCACGGAGCACCTCTGCGGTCCCCATCGCCCCGGTCACTTCGAGGGCGTGACGACGATCGTGTCGAAGCTCTTCTCGATCGTCGGGCCGTGCGTCGCGGTCTTCGGGAAGAAGGACTACCAGCAGCTCGCGGTGCTGCGCCGGATGGCGACGGACCTGTTCTTCCCGGTCGAGGTCCGCGGCCATTCGATCGTGCGCGAGGCGGACGGGCTCGCGCTGAGCTCGCGCAACGCGTACCTCTCCGGGGAGGAGCGCACGCGCGCGCTGGGGCTCTCGCGCGGTCTCGCCGCGGCGGCGCGCGCGTTCGCGGGCGGCGAGCGCAGCGCGGGCGTCCTCCGCCGCCTCGCGCACGCGGAGGTGGAGGCGGTCGCGACGTCGATCGACTACGTGACGATCGCGGACGCGGACGCGATCGCGCCGTTCGCCGACGACGCGGCGGTGCCGGAGCGCGCCTTGCTCGCCGTCGCTTGCCGCGTCGGCGCGACGCGCCTGATCGACAACGTGGTGCTGGGGGAAGATCCCGTCCCCGGAACCTGA